DNA sequence from the Candidatus Goldiibacteriota bacterium genome:
CATGCTCGCCGGGATGGATAAAATTCTTTGAACACTTTTATCCTGAACAGCTTGCGCACCTTTCCACATGCAAATCGCCGCAGCAGATGTTCGGCGCGCTTGCAAAAAGTTATTACGCGCAGAAGATGGGAATTGACCCAAGAAAGATTGTGGTTGTATCTATAATGCCGTGCACCGCCAAAAAGTATGAAGCCAAAAGGGAAGAAATGGCCGGCGCCCTTGAGTTCTGGAAAGACAAGATGGAACTTTCCAAAGAGGATAAATTTTATGATATTGATTATGTCCTTACCACAAGGGAGCTTGCAAGGATGTTCAAGCAGGCGGGTATACATTTTGCAACCCTTCCGGAAGAAGAATTTGATTCGCCCCTTGGCGCGTCAACCGGAGCCGCTGTTATATTCGGCGCGACCGGCGGCGTAATGGAAGCCGCGGTAAGGACCGCTTATGAAGTGGTCGTGGGAAAACCGCTGCCAAGCCTTGACTTAAAAGTGGTCAGGGGCTTTGAAGGCATAAGGGAAGCGGAGCTTGATTTAAACGGCACAAAGATAAAAGTGGCTGTGGCGCATACGCTTGGCAATGCCAGAAAACTTTTAGACCAGATAAAAGACGGCAAGTCGCCTTACGCGTTTATTGAAGTTATGACATGCCCCGGCGGATGCTTAGGCGGCGGCGGACAGCCGATACCGACCACCTGGGCAATAAGGCAGAAAAGGGCGGATTCAATTTATTCCGAAGACAGGAAAAAGGGGTTAAGAAAATCCCATGAAAATCCTGAAGTAAAAGCGCTGTATGACGAGTTCTTAAAAGAACCGCTTGGCCACCTGTCACATGAACTGCTTCACACCCATTACGTAAAAAGGGGAATATTCGTTTAAAGCAATTTAAAAGATAACATAAGCTTCAAAACAACCGCGGGTTTAATTACCCGCGGTTGTTTTTTTTTATTAAAAAATGTGTTTTCTTTAAAGCGCGGGTTATGTAAACTGATTAAAGCATGTTTTGCGGGGGATGCGCTCCTGCGCGTCCCGAAGAATAACACAACAATATCGGCAGGGGAAGTTTACATGGATAAAAAACAGCTTGTTAAAAAGCGTATGATAAAGACCAGCATAAACTTTTCATGCAGGCAGTGCGGCGCCTGCTGTGGTGTGGGGTTTATTTACTTGAAAAGAGGGGAATCAGACAAAATAGCGTCATATCTGGGAATGCAGGTAAAAGAATTTAAAGAAAAATATACAAAGTGGTTTATCTGGCAGGGAAGAACTTTAAGATGGGATGAATCCGGAGCGTGTATTTTTCTTAAAAATAAGAAATGTTCCATATATCCGGTAAGGCCTTTTCAGTGTGCTTCTTTTCCTTTGTGGCCGCGCCTGATGAAGAATAAGAAGGAACTTGCCGCTGCCAGGAAATACTGCAAAGGGTTATAAGCTAACTGACAGGTAACAAGTAACAAGTAACAAGTAACAAGTAACAAGTAACAAGTAACAA
Encoded proteins:
- a CDS encoding YkgJ family cysteine cluster protein, which produces MDKKQLVKKRMIKTSINFSCRQCGACCGVGFIYLKRGESDKIASYLGMQVKEFKEKYTKWFIWQGRTLRWDESGACIFLKNKKCSIYPVRPFQCASFPLWPRLMKNKKELAAARKYCKGL